The region GACCGCATCGTCGGCCTGATCGAGGGCGCCACCGACTACTCGTCCTTCGGCGACGTCGACTTCGTCATCGAGGCCGTCCCCGAGCGCATGGACATCAAGCAGGCGGTCTTCGCCGAGCTCGACGCCGTCACGCCCGGCCACGCGGTCCTCGCGTCCAACACCTCGTCGCTGTCGATCACCGAGATCGGCGAGGCGACGCTGCGCCCGGAGAAGGTCGTCGGGTTCCACTACTTCTACCCGGCGTCGATCATGCCGTTGATCGAGATCATCGAGGGCGAGGACACCGCCGCCGAGACGATCAACGCGTGCGTGACGTTCGCCCAGGCGATCAAGAAGCAGCCGATCACCTGCGCCGAGGTCCCGGGCTTCGTCGTCAACCGCATCCTCAACTCCGGCATCGCCGAGATCTGGCGCGACCAGGAGGAGCAGCAGCTGTCGATCAAGAAGATCGACGAGGGCGTCGGCGCGGCCAACGTCGTCCCGATGGGCCCGTACTTCCTCATCAACCTGCTCGGCCTGGACACCGTCCTGCACGTCGCCGAGCACCTCCACGAGTCCTACGGCGACCGCTTCTACGCGCCCGAGGGCATGCAGAAGCTCGTGGCCGAGGGCAAGCTGGGCGCCAAGACCGGCGGCAACGGCTTCTACGACACCGAGGGCAACGCGAACCTCACGGGCGACAACGACCCCAACATCGACGAGCTCGTCGAGAAGTTGGTGCTCAAGACGTTCGTGGAGGCCGCGCTGGTCCTGGAGGAGGGCGTCGCCACCCACCGCGACATCGACTTCGGGATGATGGCCGGCGCCGGCCTGGACCCGCGCCGCGGGCTGCTGCCGCCGTTCATGAAGGCCGACGTCGAGGGCCTCGACACGATCCTGGAGCGCCTGGAGAAGGCGCAGGAGAAGTGGGGCGACCGTTTCGAGCCGCCGACGATCCTGCGCCGCCTCGTCGCCCAGGGCCGCTTGGGGACCAAGAGCGGTCAGGGCTTCTACGCCTACCCGCAGCCGGACGCCGAGCAGCCGGCCGGCGAGGCCGCCGTCGTCAAGCTCGAGTCGCGCGGCAACGTCGCGATCGCGTGGCTGGCCAACGGCATGATGAACTCGATCGCGCCGCAGGTCATCGAGGACCTCCGCAAGGTCTGGGACAAGGTCCAGGCCGACGGCGTCCGGGCGCTGGTGATCGCGTCGAGCAACCCCATGTTGTTCTCCGCGGGTGCCGACATCAAGGCGTTCACGCAGCTCGACGAGACGTCCGGCGCGAAGCTGATCGGCGACGCGCACACGCTCTTCCGCGAGCTGGAGACCAAGGGCGTCGCGACGATCGCGGCTGTCAACGGCCTCGCGTTCGGCGGCGGCTGCGAGCTGGCGATGGCGTGCGACGTCCGGATCGCCGCGCAGTCGGCGGTCTTCGGCCAGCCGGAGATCAAGCTCGGGATCATCCCCGGCTTCGGCGGCACGCAGCGCCTCCCGCGCCTGGTCGGCGAGAACAAGGCGCTGGAGATGAACACGATCGGCGACCCGCTCGGCGCCGACGAGGCCTACGAGTTCGGCCTGGTCAACCGCGCGGTCGTCGACCACGAGCTGCTCGACACCGCGCTGCTGTGGGCGCGCAAGCTGTCGGAGGCGGCGCCGCTGGCGCTGGCCGAGGTCAAGGGCGTCAGCGCCGCGGGCGACCTCGACGAGGGCATCGAGAACGAGAAGGCCGCGTTCGGCCGCGTCTTCGCCAGCGCGGATGCCAAGGAAGGCATCAGCGCGTTCCTGGGCAAGCGCACGCCCAACTGGCAGGGCAAGTAGCCGCGCGGACGTCGCCGCGTCACCTCGGTGGCGCGGCGGCGTTGTAGCGGCATGACCCTTCTCCCCAAGAAGTCCCTCCTCTCCCTGGCGGCCGCGGCCGTCGCCTCCGCCGCGCTGGCGGGCAACGCCGCCGCCGCGCCCACCGTCAAGGTCCACTCCATCTTCGGCGGCAAGGGCATCCACGTCGGCCAGATCCTCGACGTCCGCGCCGCGGGCGCCGGCACGGGCAAGGCCAAGTCCATCTGCTGGGACCCGGCGCCGATCGGCCGCCCGGCCTGCAGCGCGTCCGAGAACGGCGCGCCGTCGGCGACCGGCACGACCAAGCTGACCGTCAAGCTCGCCGACGGGACCACGCTGCACAAGTCGATCACGGCTGCGCCTGCGTTCAAGCATCGCGGCGGCGACGGCGGCTCCGACGCCGCGCCCGGGCACGTCTGCTCGAAGGGCATCACGCTGTGGGGCAACGTCCCGCAGAAGGGCTCGACGGTCAGGAAGCCGGCCGACAAGGTCACCACGCTCGACGCCGGCGCGCAGGTCGCGCAGTACAACCGCATCGGCGACTACGTCCTGTACTGGGAGTACGCCACCAACAAGGCCGGCTTCGGCAAGCTCGGCTGCGTGACCGACGGCCTGGGCTCGTAGCTACCCTGGAGCGGTGAGCGCTTCGTCGTCCGCCGCCGTCGACCACGAGCGCGTCGAGCGGCTCGCCGCCCTGATCCGGGAGGCCGAGTCGGTCGTCGCGCTCACCGGTGCCGGGATCTCGGTGCCGTCCGGGATCCCGGACTTCCGCTCGCCCGGCACCGGGCTGTGGGAGAACGTGAACCCGATGGAGGTCGCGCACATCGACGCGTGGCGCGCGGATCCGGAGCGGTTCTGGCACTTCTACGGCAACCGCTTCCAGACGCTGGAGGGCAAGGAGCCCAACGGCGCGCACCGCGCGCTGGTCGAGCTGGAGGCGCGCGGCAAGCTCGACGCGATCATCACGCAGAACATCGACCGCCTGCACAAGCGCGCGGGGTCGTCGCGGCTGATCGAGGTGCACGGGTCGATCGACACGTCGTCGTGCCTGACGTGCGGGACGGCGTACCCGATCGCCGAGGTGCGCGAGCGGCTGGAGCACTCCGCGATCTCGGTCCCGGAGTGCGACTGCGGCGAGCCGTTGAAGCCCGACGTCGTGCTGTTCGGCGAGTGGCTGCCGACGGGTGCGCTGGAGGAGGCCTACGGGCTGGCCGCGGGCGCCGACGTGCTGCTGTGCATCGGCTCGTCGCTGGAGGTGCACCCGATCGCGCAGCTGCCGTCGGTGACGCGCCAGACCGGCGGGGCGGTCGCGGTGATCACCGCGGGGCCGACGCCGTGGGACGCGCGCGCCGCGGTCAAGCTCGACGGCGACGTGGTGGCCGAGCTGGAGGCGCTGGTCGCAGCGCTGTAGTTGGTGTTATTGGATCCGCCGCGTGATGCGCCCGTGCGCATCGGCCTGGAACACGGCGCCGCTCTTGAAGTAGGCCGACCACGTCGGCCTGCCGAGGATCTTGAGCAGGACGACGTAGTCGATGGTCTTGCGCGAGACGTGCAGGCGGTGCGCGGCGGCGGTGATCAGGCGCTGCGGGGCGTGGGCGTCGACCGTCGACTTCGCGATCGTCCCGGTGCCCGGGGCGCTGACGAAGTCGGCGCCGAGCGGGTCGATCCGCAGGACCGAGACGCCGCCGTGGTGCTGGGCCAGCGCGCGCCGCACCTCGGCGGGGCGCAGGAGGCCGAGGCCGGCCGGCCTCGGCGGCGCGGCGGTCGTCGCCCTGGGCGTGGCGGGCGTGACGGTGTGCATCAGCGCCGGGACGTCGATCGCATGCGACCTCGCGTCGTGCAGCGACGTGTACGCGAACCACCCGCCGATCCCCAACGGGACGACGAACAGCAACACCATGAACAACCCCGCCGCCTTGTCCCACAGGTCCCAGCTGCCCTGGACGCGCGGCGCAGGCGCGGCGGGTCGCGGCAGCGCGGCCGTCATGGCTTCGCCAGGGTTGTTGATGGTGTTGCCGAAGGCGTCGCGGTCGCTCACACCTGGAGAACGACCGCGGGCGCCTGCGCTTACGCGGCCCAGGGCGGCGTGAAGGGCGCGCCGTCGCCGACGGTCGCCTGGCCGCCGGCGGCCATCGAGGCGATCGCCTCGAACGGCTCGGCGCTGCGGTTGGCGATCCGGAAGTCGACGCCGGGCGGGACCGAGAGGCTGTCGCCCGCCCGGACCACGACGTCCTGGCCGTCGAGCGTCGCGGTCAGCTCGCCGCGCACGACGACGAACGCCTCGTCACTCGTCAGCCGGTGCACGGGCGACGCGGCGCCCGGCTGGGCCCTGATCCTCCACGTGCTCAGCGTGCTGCAGCCGCGGCTGGGCGCGGCGAGGCCGGTCATGTCGAAGCCGTCCTGCCCGAAGCGCGGCGCGTCGGCCGCGGTGATGTGGTTCGCCATCTGGTGCTCCTCGAAGATCGTCAGTTCCAACTGACGGTCAGTGTAGACTGACGAACTATGGATCCGCAAGAGCCCGATCTCGTCATCCTCGTGGCGGGCGCCTACACGGCGGTCACCGACCGCCTGCAGCGCGAGCTGGAGTCGCGCAGGATCGACGGCATGCGCCCGTCGTACGGCTTCGTGATCCGGGCCGTGCACGCCGAGCGCCCGACGGTCAACCGGCTGGCGGAGCTGCTGGAGGTCACCAAGCAGTCGGCCTCCAAGCTCGCCGACGACATGATCCGCGCCGGCTTCCTGACCCGCGTCCCGGACGAGGAGGACCGCCGCCGCGTGCGGCTGGAGCTGACCGACCGCGGCGCCGCGGTCCGGCGCAGCGCGCTGCGGACCTCC is a window of Conexibacter woesei Iso977N DNA encoding:
- a CDS encoding 3-hydroxyacyl-CoA dehydrogenase/enoyl-CoA hydratase family protein — protein: MFVFKAAVVGAGTMGGQIAQTIAAAGIPVVLKDVKQEFVDAGLTEARNVTAGQIARLVKKGKLTEEQAAAEVDRIVGLIEGATDYSSFGDVDFVIEAVPERMDIKQAVFAELDAVTPGHAVLASNTSSLSITEIGEATLRPEKVVGFHYFYPASIMPLIEIIEGEDTAAETINACVTFAQAIKKQPITCAEVPGFVVNRILNSGIAEIWRDQEEQQLSIKKIDEGVGAANVVPMGPYFLINLLGLDTVLHVAEHLHESYGDRFYAPEGMQKLVAEGKLGAKTGGNGFYDTEGNANLTGDNDPNIDELVEKLVLKTFVEAALVLEEGVATHRDIDFGMMAGAGLDPRRGLLPPFMKADVEGLDTILERLEKAQEKWGDRFEPPTILRRLVAQGRLGTKSGQGFYAYPQPDAEQPAGEAAVVKLESRGNVAIAWLANGMMNSIAPQVIEDLRKVWDKVQADGVRALVIASSNPMLFSAGADIKAFTQLDETSGAKLIGDAHTLFRELETKGVATIAAVNGLAFGGGCELAMACDVRIAAQSAVFGQPEIKLGIIPGFGGTQRLPRLVGENKALEMNTIGDPLGADEAYEFGLVNRAVVDHELLDTALLWARKLSEAAPLALAEVKGVSAAGDLDEGIENEKAAFGRVFASADAKEGISAFLGKRTPNWQGK
- a CDS encoding MarR family winged helix-turn-helix transcriptional regulator, producing MDPQEPDLVILVAGAYTAVTDRLQRELESRRIDGMRPSYGFVIRAVHAERPTVNRLAELLEVTKQSASKLADDMIRAGFLTRVPDEEDRRRVRLELTDRGAAVRRSALRTSEKLEDELAAAAGPRAVPALRRALLALIEAEGGLEAVAARRPRPPQG
- a CDS encoding cupin domain-containing protein; translation: MELTIFEEHQMANHITAADAPRFGQDGFDMTGLAAPSRGCSTLSTWRIRAQPGAASPVHRLTSDEAFVVVRGELTATLDGQDVVVRAGDSLSVPPGVDFRIANRSAEPFEAIASMAAGGQATVGDGAPFTPPWAA
- a CDS encoding SIR2 family NAD-dependent protein deacylase, with translation MSASSSAAVDHERVERLAALIREAESVVALTGAGISVPSGIPDFRSPGTGLWENVNPMEVAHIDAWRADPERFWHFYGNRFQTLEGKEPNGAHRALVELEARGKLDAIITQNIDRLHKRAGSSRLIEVHGSIDTSSCLTCGTAYPIAEVRERLEHSAISVPECDCGEPLKPDVVLFGEWLPTGALEEAYGLAAGADVLLCIGSSLEVHPIAQLPSVTRQTGGAVAVITAGPTPWDARAAVKLDGDVVAELEALVAAL